AAATAAAAAATCTCTCTAAAAATCTGATTTTTAACTTTAGTATCCTCTTGAGAAGAGTTTAAAAATTCTAAAATATCCTCTCTTTTTTCAACATAGTTTTTTAATATATCTTTAAAAAAATTAGTACTTTTATCTTTTTTTATTTTTTCGTCAATAAATAAAGTTAAATCATTACTATTGAGATTATATTTATGTAACTCAAGTTTATCTTGTAAAGTTGCAAATTGAGATTTAGTAGCAGTTTTAAAATCAAATTTTCCTTCAACAAACTCTTTAATAATTTCATTAGATCTATTATTAACTATTTTCAAAGCCTTTTCTCTTAATAAGTCCATTACTTTACCTCCAAATGGTTTTTACTACTGATTTCAACATCTCCAAATCCCTCATTTTTTCTAGATCCTATCCCTTTCTCTTGGATAGAGTTTAGTCTTTCAATCAGTTCATTAGTAAATCCAGTAGTTGAAAAAGTTAGTACTCCACCCTTTGCAATGGCAAACTCTGTTGATTTTCTAATTTTGTTTAATTGATTATAGCCACCAATTGAGATTATGTTGATAAAACTTTTGCTTTCTTCCCATACAACTGATTCTAAACCTAAAAGTTCTTTAATTTTGTCACCAATAGATACAGTATCTATAAATGGTAAAATCATATCCGAGTTAAAATCTATTGTAAAATATTTTTTATCATTTCCAATCTCTTTTGATAATTTTTCAAGTTTATTAGAATCTACTTTTTCTTTCTTAACATTTGTAGGTTCGAAAGTTATTAGACACTTTCCAAATCCTTTACTCTTATTCTTTCCAATATAGATGTGTCTATTTGAAAGAGTTTTAGCAATATCTTCACTTAAAAGTATTTTTCCTGAAAACTCCATATCCTTAGCTAAAAGAATCTCTTTATTGAAAAGTTTCCCCTCTTCAGAAGTTTTAGTTTCAACATCAATTGCTATATTTATTTCACTTTGTTTATTTATAACCAGTTTTTCAAAATGTGCATTAACAACAGGAGAACCATATCTTTCAAATTTAACCTCTTTACCATCAACTTTGTCTTCAGAGTTTTTAGATAAAAGTTTATTAACACGAACTACCTTTCCATTTTTAATAGGATATTTACTTTGGAAAATAGAAGCAGAAGCTACAAAGTGATTTTTAGGTAAACCTTGACTCACCTTTAAATTTTTAACAAGAGCTTCAGTATCAACGTTAAACTCTCTATCTAAAAGAGAGATAATAGCTCCTCTTAAAGTTCCCCCATGGATATAGTTATTCGTTGTAATCTCATTACCAATCTCCTGATTTTTTAAGATTAGATTCTCTAGAGGTTTAAGAGTGTAGCTGTATTCTTTAAAGCTACCTGTATCCAGTTTTTTATTTAAATTATCTTTATTTGCAGTAGTTTCTAAAACTTTAAATGTAACCTTACCTAGTCCTCTAGACTTTAAGCCACCAATAGCATCTATTCTCTCTAAACAAGCTTTGAAAAATTTTAAATTCTCTCCTTCAAGAGCATGAAAGATCTCAATCTCTCCACAAAACTTTAGCCCTTTTCTAATAAACTCATATGAGAATAGAGACCCTTCAGCAGTAGTTTTGCTAGCTTTATCTATTCTGATACCAGATCTATCGTCAGTTAAAAACTCTTTATACTCTAAATATTCTTTAGAATCTAACGTTAAAGGAGAAAACCTCATACCAGATTCAACCTCTCCCTCTAATCCAAAATATTTATTTACAGGAAATCCAAAGTTTAAAGCTGCAGAAAATAAAGCCACCTTTTCCTTTAAAATACCTTTTACTTGAGAGGCACTAAAATATGGAAGACCATCATTATCAAGTTTTGTAATTAGATCTAAATCCTTTCCAATAACTCCATCTTTTCCAGTCATTGCTGGAGTTTCCAAAATAACACTATATTTTATTATCATTATTTACTCCCCCCTACAAAATCATAAAGTTCAATTACATCAAAGATATTGTTTAAAATCTCTTTTAATGTATCTTCGTGAGAGTTACTTAAATTTTTCTTACCAATCCAACTTAAAATTAATTCTTTCTGTTCTGAATCAAGTTTTACAATGGTATTAATAAGTTCAAATAGATTTTCCATAGATTTATTTGGATTTTTCTCAATTTCAGCTTTTAAATCATAGTACATTCTTAACTTATTTTTAGGGAAGTTAGAAGCTTTTAAACTTTCAATTAACTGAAGTAGGTTATCAATCTTTTTACAAGAATCCATATCTTCAATAGAGTATGGTCTTTGAATAAGGTTTTTAACTCCTTTTCTAAAATCTCCAATATTAACCGTCCCTTCAGAACCTATAACTTGGAAATCAATAAATCCATTTTTAAAATCTACATTTTTATTTTCATATGTTTCATATCTTTTTTTCTTTGCATTTTTTTGAAGAGTTAAGCTCTGATCAAAAAGATAGTACATAGGTGTTTTTGCCTTAGCTATAATAACACCACCTGAAGATGTTATATTGCTACCATTATTTTTAAAGTTACAAGTTTTATAGTAATCTTTCATTTTAGAGTTAAATCTCTCTTGGAATCTTGTAGAAACTTCCATAACTATATGTCCAGGAAAGACAGCACAAACGTCATCTCCTCCAACAATTAGAAACTCTCCAAAGTGTTCATCAAGTTTATTCTCCTCTCTTAACTCTTTTAAAACTTCGATTAAGCTACCTTTAGTATGTATATCTAAAGTTTGTGAGAAATTTTTTATAAACTCTTTATATTTATCTTCACCTTTATCTTTACCTTTAAAGTTTTCCTTAGCATTTTTTAAAAATTCACCAACAGAATCTCCATCAGAGTACATAAATCCTATAAAAGATTTCTTTAATTTATATTCCTCTAAGCTATCTACAGGTTTAAATTCATCTTTAAACTCTTTTTTAAAATCTGAATAAAAACCAATTTCTTGGAAATCATCTTTAATAAGGTTTGCAGCTATATATTTTGCAAAACATGATGGACAAATCCCAGAAACTCCATCTTTATCAAAAATTTGATATTCAATTTTATATCTATCATTTAAAGTTTTAAGTTTTTCATTCTCTAAATATGAGTCAAAGTTTTTAACATAGCTTTCTAAATTTTCATTAAAATTTTCTTTTTTAATCTGAACAGGATTGTCGCAACAGATGCCACATTTTTCAATAAAAGGAAGATCTAAATTTATTTTAGAAAAACCTTTATTTTTAACAACGTTAGTTGCTTTGGCTAATTTGTCCATAGCATCCCATACTTCTTCCCCTTTAGCATCTATATATGATATAGCAAGCTTTGAATCTGGAGCAAAATTATTGTAAACCTCTTTAATTTCAGCTTCTATTTTTTTAGCTACTTCTTTATCTTTACAATAAAATTTAGCATTTCCAGCTGCAACATAGAGAATATCATCTTTTCCAACGCCATTTTTATTTAAAATATCCTTTACAACAACTTGGTTTAAATAGTCTAATAAAAAACTAGCACCTCTTATTGTTTTTAGTTTATTGGTATTAAAAATAAAATCTTTAATTTTAACAGTTTCCACTGATACTAAATACATCCGATTCCCCCTTATATACAAGTATTTTATTAATTATACTACATTTATATGTATTTTTCAAAAAAAGTTCTTTAATAACGCTTATAAATCACATGTTTAAATATTGATATCTTTGAAATGCTACCATCATTATTGATAATATCTTTAGAGTTTCTTTCAGTAGTTGAATATACAGGAATAACTCCAATTTTTTTACAAAAGTTTACCATATGATAAGTATAACCCCAATCACCTTGAATAAGTGCATAGTCACCTTTTTTATAGTTATTTAAAATAAAAGTTTCAAAGTTTGTTAAATACATATACCCTTCATCCGTAGGGGGAGTATTGGACCAAAGCTTTTGTAACTCTTCTGGCAAATAAACTAAATTTTCACAATTTAAATCTTTTTTAGCAGATATTATTTGTTCATTAGTTAATTTATGAGAGAAAAGTAGAAACATTGTTGTCATAATTCACCTCACCGTTTAATTAGTAGTCACCGCTGACAAAAATATTATAATTTATATTAATTACAATTTTTTATACAAAATTACAAAAAATTTAAAATTGTAAATTATGTGAGTATTCTGTAATCTGCCTAAAGTATAATAGAAAAAAATTTGAGGAGGTACAAAATGGTACAAAATATAGTTGTAATTGATACGTGTGCACTAATGAATAAAAATACTTTAAAATTTCTCTCTAAATCTAATATACCACAATTTTATGTATTTGAAGAGAGTTTTCAAGAGTTAAAAAAATTACAAAAGAAGGGTAAAAATTTAGAAAAATTAAAGATAGCATCAAAAATATTAGATTCTTTAAATAAAAAAAATAAGTTAGTACGAGTAAATTCATCAGCTACTACTCATGCTGATGCTGCCATATTATCAAGAGTTCATGATGGAGCTACAAAAAAAGATATGCTGATAATAACAGATGATAAAAATTTAGCAAGAGATTTATTAAAAACAAAAACTTGTAAATCAGTTAATTATAGAGATGTGTATATAAAAAAGGTAGATGAGTTTGGAGATTTAATAGATACGTTAGCGTATTTTGGAAAGCAAAAATCTGTTAAAGAGGGAGTAAAAGTTGAAGGATCTAAGACACTGATTAAAACATATATTCCTGAGAAAAATGATAAAATAAAGCTTATGTCAAAAGAGCAAGATATGGATATAGTTTTGCCTGAGAGTTTAGTACAAGGGGGAGAAGGGAAAATCTATTTTTATGGAGATTTAGCTATAAAAATCTTTCACGCCAATAAATTAACACAGGAAAGAGTTGAAAAACTTAAACTTTTATCTGATAAAAATATAACAATACCTAATGTAGCAACGGTAAATGGAATTGTATTTAATGAGACAAATGACATTGTAGGTTATAGTATGAAAAAATTTGAAGGTAAAACATTAGAAGCTGTATTATTAAAATCTATCGATAGAAATAAAGCAAAAGAAATTGCTAAAAATATATTAACAACAATAAATAAGCTTCATAAAAAAAATATACTAATGGGGGATATAAATCCAAATAACATATTGGTAGACGATAAGAATCAAATATGTCTTATAGATGTTGATTCATACCAAATTGATAACTATCCATGCTACGTTTTTAAAGAGGAGTTTTTGCCACCAGAGTTTAGTGGCGAAAATATGGGGACATATATGAGAGATGTTTCTAATGAATACTTTCCAATCTCGATACTTCTTTTTAAAATTTTAATGAACGGAAAGCACCCTTATGATCAAAGGCAAAGTGAGAAAACTTTAAGTGAAAGAATAAAAACTTTGAATTTTAAATATAGTGTGGATGGAAAAGAATTAGAAAATACTCCAAAAGGAATTTGGAATACTCTTTGGAATGAGTTACCTGAATATATGAGATTACACTTTTATAAAGCTTTCACACAAAATGAAAAAAGATATACATGTGAGTTTTGGTTAAAACTTTTAAAAAATCTATAGAATAATAACTTCCTCTGAAAATAGGAAATTAAATCAGAGGATTTTTTATATTTACAATATTTATTTTAATATGCTATAATAATATTATAAACCCAGAAAATTTTTCCGTGGACAAATTAGTGAATGTAAAGATTATTCAGTAGTAGGGAGATTTAACCAGCTAATTGTTTACTAAATTTCATACTTTAGTAAACAAATTACAACTGTTTTCTATCCTAGTGAGTACAAAAATCATAAAAAATCACTAAAATTTACTAAAAGAAAAACCACTATAAATACTCTATAAATGAGAACTCTATGAGAGTTCACGGTCAGAATGACAATATATCCCTGAAAGGGATTAAGACTGGATCTATAGACTCTCTCAACATGTCCAGGATCACTTTGTCAGAATGACAATATATCCCTGAAAGGGATTAAGACAGTGTAGCTACATCTACAGCTGTATCTCCTGCCATCATTGTCAGAATGACAATATATCCCTGAAAGGGATTAAGACAAACTAAAATTAACTTCATGCACTTTATACTGTTTAGTCAGAATGACAATATATCCCTGAAAGGGATTAAGACCTTAAACATACAGCATACATATTATGAACTTCCTCCATCGTGTCAGAATGACAATATATCCCTGAAAGGGATTAAATTGGAAAAGATGACTTTAACATATGTGTAAAATAAATAAGAGATGACCTATTAAGTCATCTCTTATTTACTTATATATCAATGTATATTTTAGGGTAATTATAATCATTTTGTACTGTAGATTCATATTTAGTAAGCCGGGTTTCTTTATTTGGAATATATCGAATTATATTTCTATAGTTTAATTGTTCTTTAAGAAATAATTCGTTTAATTCACTATTTAAAAGAATAAAATTTCGCTCTAAATCAGAAAAAGCTTTTGATATATTTTTAATTTTTAGAATTTCAATCAAATCAATAATTTCATTCATCAATATTTCTTTATTTTTATCAATAATAATTTTTTTTAAAACTAAACTTTTCAGATCTTTTCCAAAAAAACTTTTAATAAATTTGCTATTAAAAAAAATTTCATATCCTTCAATTTGCATTTTATTCATAGAAAAATTTATAAAATCGAAATCCTGCTCTTTTAATAAATTTGAAAAAATAAAGTTATTTTTAAATGTTTCAACAAATCTTTTAGTAAAAAATTTATTTAAAATACTAAAATAATAACTAATTTCATTAGATTCGTAATCAATTAAGTTATTATTGAAGCATAAACTTAGGTAATTTGAAAAAACAAATTTTCTAATATTTATATTTTTTATTTTTTTTAAAATAAAAGGAATAAAAAGATAGTTAAAGAGATATTCTATTTCATCTTCTGTTATATTATCTTCAAATCCAAATTGACTTAGTGAATCAAAATTTACAATTGAAATATCAGATTCTGTCTCATTAAGAAAAAAAATTAGAAGGTTAAATGGTTCTTGAAATCTTTTTTGTGTAAAAGAAGATAATTTTGAGAAATTAAAAACAAAACTTTTGATATTTTCTTTAAAGAAATTAATATCAATATGAGAATCATCAAATAAATAAGATAAGGATTCAAAAAAAATAGCTTTTTCATTATCATTTATACTTTTATATAAATTAGATGTATTTTTAAAATCAAAGTTATCAATGGAATTATTTAAAAGTTTAAAAAATCTATAGTTTTCATTTTTAGGATTGCTTAAAAAATCTATTCTCAAGTTATCAACACATCGAAAAAGATTATAATCCTCTTTTAGAGAATGAGTAGATACCCAGTTTAGTGATTTAATCCCTAATTCACTTCCCAATTTATAAAATGTTATACTTATAGTTTTCATACCTTGAGTTGTATCAAAAAAAATTGAATCAAAATTTTCTGTACTAATTGTTTTTAAAATTTTAAAATAAAGATTTTTATTAGAAATATTAGTCTCTATAGTTATGATTTGAATTTCAAAATTTTTATTACAAAGTTTATTTTTAAGGAAAACTGCATTATTTAGCGATTCATTTGTACAAAATAATGTTAATTTTTTTAAAAATGGAAAGAGAAAACAACTATTTTCCACGTTATTATTTTCATATTCTCGAACTTTAGAAAGACCTACAAAAGTTAAAAGATGATATATTTCATTCATTTTAAATAAATTATCATTTGTAACATTATGATAAAAATTATCAACTGCATTTTTCAAATTTTCTAAGTAAATTTCTCTCATATAACCTCCAAAACTTCAAAATATATTTTATTAAATTAATACACAACTATAATTTATTATACCATCAAATCTAAGTAAATTTTTCTTTTTTGAGGTAAAAATCAATTTGTATAAATAAGTACAATCAAAATGAGAGGAGGTTTTATTTTGGAAAAATATGAAATTCGTTTTAAAAAAAATAATTTGGATAAAATTTTAAAAAATTTATTTTTAAATAAAGATAAAGAACAATTTTGTATAGTCTTAGCTAAAAAAGATGTAATTAATCAATTCGTTATTTTTAAAGAAATAGAAGTATTTTATCCTAAAGAAAGTGATGTATTGAGCTCTAGTTTAACTCATATATCTATAAAAAAAGAGTTTATTTATAGAATACTTTTAGAATTTAATCAAAGAGTTGACATTGATACATTGATAGAGATACATACACATCCTTTTTTACAGTTAAATGACAAAGTAAATTTTTCTTCGACAGATAATGAAGATGAAATTAATTTCAATGATTATTTAAAATCTAATTATTCAAATTTAAATTATGCAAGTGTAGTTCTATCTGATAATTCTTATGAAGCGAGAATATATTTAGAAAATGAGATAGGTAAAATAAAAATAAAGGAATTAGATGTAAATAAAGAGATTTTAAATAAAAAATACTTAGATATTTACGAAAGAAATATCGATTATATGGGACTTAATAATTTAAAAAAGATATTTTCAACTGAAAAAATTTCAATAGTGGGAGTTGGAGGTTTAGGTTCTATAGTTGCAGAGCATTTAGTCAATATGGGGTTTAATAATTTAGTCTTAATAGACAATGATGTTGTAGAATATTCAAATTTAAATAGATTAGTTGGTGCAAAATATAAAGATGCTCAAGAAAAAAAACTTAAAGTAGAGGTTGTAAAAAAACATTTATTAGAAATAAATCCATTTTTAAATATAAAATCTATAAGTTCAGAAGTTAAATCAGATGAAGCATTAAATGAATTAGTAGAAAGTAGTAAAGTTTTTTTGACTACAGACAACCACTCAAGTAGAGCACTAGTTAATGATTTTTGTTTAAAATATTTTATTCCATTTATTTCAATAGGAGTAAATATTAGTGTTATAAATAATGCTATTTCAGATATAAGTGGAGAAATTATAAAAATATTTCCAGGAGATAAATTTTGTTTAAGATGTTTGCAAAGAATAAGACAAATAAATGTAGATTATGAAAATATTGAAAATGAAAAAATTAAGGAAAAAATTTTAAAAAGAGGATATCTAAAAGAGCATAAAGAACCAGCTGTAAAAACATTAAATACTATCTTAGCATCGTTAGGTGTTGACAGTTACGTAAATGAATTTACAAACTATAATAGAGAAAGCTCAATTTTAGTTTATGAAAATAATAAAATACCAATTATTTATGAAGATAATATAAGTATAAAAAATAAAAATAAAAATTGTTATGTATGTAATTTATAAAGGAGGGAAAAAATGGAAAGAGTTGGTGTAGTTTTAGATTTTTTTAATTTTCAAAATGCGGTATCCAAATCAGGGGCAGAATTAAATTATGAAAAATTTTTAGAATATTTAGGAAGTTTAGAAGAAGGGAGAAAATTAGTTGATGCATATGCTTATTTCAATTTAAATTATACAACAGAAAATACAGAAAGATTATTAATAGAGGATATTGAAAAATCAGGGTTTTTAATAAAAAAAAAAATTAATTATTCAAAAGAGGAAGAAGAGTATAATTTTTATCAAACAGAAATGATTATAGATATTTTAAAATTTGTTTCAGAATTGAAAATAGATATTCTTGTTTTCGGGTCTAAAGACAGTATATTTTATCCATTATTAAAAACACTTAGAGATAAAGGTGTCAGAGTAGAATTGATTTCGGTTGAAAATTTTGAAAATGAAAGACTAAAAGGAATTTCTCAAGGAGTAATCTCAATAAATGAGTTTATTGAAGAAAATACAGAAGAAATTAACAATATAAATAATTTAGAAAATGAGGAGGTATTATAATATGGCAATCATAAATGGGAAAAGAGTTTCAATACCTACACCTAAAGATGTTGGGGGATCTCGAATAAAAAAAGCTGTTAATGTAAATAATAATAGAAGACTTATAATTGAAAAAGAAGATAATAGTTTCGAAACAATAAAAGATGATGGGGTTTATAAGTTAGATGATTTTACAAAAATAAGTAATATTCCAGATAGAACAAAAGGAAACTTTTTTCAAGTACGTTCTAATTTATCTAAAGCTGTCATAAAAAACCAGGTTATTGATATAGGTACAAAATTATTTAGAAATCAAAATCTAAAATTTGATGAAGAAAATTGTGACTGGCTAGTAGTTCCAAACTATAGATTACCTAAAAATTGGCATCATTTAAGCAAAGAAACTCCACTGTTGATTGTTTTCCCTACTGATTATCCAAATAATCCTCCAATAGGGTTTTATTTAAAAGCAGATTTACAAATATCACCAAATGGACATTTTTATAATTTAGCCTATCACTCGGCTGCCAAAGAACCTTTAGAGTATGGTTGGAAGTGGTATTGCGTGTATGTTGAAAATGGAGCTTGGCAACCACACTTTGTAAAATATATAGAAGATTGGAAGAAAGGAGACAATCTATGGACTTATTTTCAATTAATAACAGAAGTTTTGGAGAGTACAGATCACTAACATTGAAAGAAATCTCAAAGTTAAATAATTTATATGAGGCTTATTTAAAAGTTAAAAAGAAAAATAAAGGACCAGGTATAAATAATCTTACTCTTAGAGATATTTCAGAAGAAGAGATTTATTTTTTGTCTAATTTATCGAAAATACTAGAAAATAATAATCATATTCCAAAGACAGTAAAATTAACTAGAATAAAAAAGAAAAATGGAAAAAATAGAGAAATTGGTATTTTATGTCTAGAAGATAGAATTATCCAAAATGCAATATTAAATATCTTGTCTCCCATCTATGAAAAGGAGTTTTCAGAAGATAGTTTTGCCTATAGGAAGAATATTTCTTATTTAAATGCAGTGGAAAAAGTAATAGTCTATTTGAAAGATGGATATAGATATATATTAGATTTAGATATTGAAAATTTTTTTGATAATATCGATCATGAAATTTTAAAAAAAATATTAGTTGAAAAAATTAAAGATCGGGAATTAATTGTATTGTTAAATAGGTATTTAAATCAAGGTATATATGATAATGGAAAAATTTTTAAGAAGAAGAAAGGAGTTATACAAGGAG
This genomic stretch from Candidatus Cetobacterium colombiensis harbors:
- a CDS encoding RAMP superfamily CRISPR-associated protein, which codes for MIIKYSVILETPAMTGKDGVIGKDLDLITKLDNDGLPYFSASQVKGILKEKVALFSAALNFGFPVNKYFGLEGEVESGMRFSPLTLDSKEYLEYKEFLTDDRSGIRIDKASKTTAEGSLFSYEFIRKGLKFCGEIEIFHALEGENLKFFKACLERIDAIGGLKSRGLGKVTFKVLETTANKDNLNKKLDTGSFKEYSYTLKPLENLILKNQEIGNEITTNNYIHGGTLRGAIISLLDREFNVDTEALVKNLKVSQGLPKNHFVASASIFQSKYPIKNGKVVRVNKLLSKNSEDKVDGKEVKFERYGSPVVNAHFEKLVINKQSEINIAIDVETKTSEEGKLFNKEILLAKDMEFSGKILLSEDIAKTLSNRHIYIGKNKSKGFGKCLITFEPTNVKKEKVDSNKLEKLSKEIGNDKKYFTIDFNSDMILPFIDTVSIGDKIKELLGLESVVWEESKSFINIISIGGYNQLNKIRKSTEFAIAKGGVLTFSTTGFTNELIERLNSIQEKGIGSRKNEGFGDVEISSKNHLEVK
- a CDS encoding Cas10/Cmr2 second palm domain-containing protein, translating into MYLVSVETVKIKDFIFNTNKLKTIRGASFLLDYLNQVVVKDILNKNGVGKDDILYVAAGNAKFYCKDKEVAKKIEAEIKEVYNNFAPDSKLAISYIDAKGEEVWDAMDKLAKATNVVKNKGFSKINLDLPFIEKCGICCDNPVQIKKENFNENLESYVKNFDSYLENEKLKTLNDRYKIEYQIFDKDGVSGICPSCFAKYIAANLIKDDFQEIGFYSDFKKEFKDEFKPVDSLEEYKLKKSFIGFMYSDGDSVGEFLKNAKENFKGKDKGEDKYKEFIKNFSQTLDIHTKGSLIEVLKELREENKLDEHFGEFLIVGGDDVCAVFPGHIVMEVSTRFQERFNSKMKDYYKTCNFKNNGSNITSSGGVIIAKAKTPMYYLFDQSLTLQKNAKKKRYETYENKNVDFKNGFIDFQVIGSEGTVNIGDFRKGVKNLIQRPYSIEDMDSCKKIDNLLQLIESLKASNFPKNKLRMYYDLKAEIEKNPNKSMENLFELINTIVKLDSEQKELILSWIGKKNLSNSHEDTLKEILNNIFDVIELYDFVGGSK
- the csx20 gene encoding CRISPR-associated protein Csx20, which gives rise to MTTMFLLFSHKLTNEQIISAKKDLNCENLVYLPEELQKLWSNTPPTDEGYMYLTNFETFILNNYKKGDYALIQGDWGYTYHMVNFCKKIGVIPVYSTTERNSKDIINNDGSISKISIFKHVIYKRY
- a CDS encoding protein kinase domain-containing protein, encoding MVQNIVVIDTCALMNKNTLKFLSKSNIPQFYVFEESFQELKKLQKKGKNLEKLKIASKILDSLNKKNKLVRVNSSATTHADAAILSRVHDGATKKDMLIITDDKNLARDLLKTKTCKSVNYRDVYIKKVDEFGDLIDTLAYFGKQKSVKEGVKVEGSKTLIKTYIPEKNDKIKLMSKEQDMDIVLPESLVQGGEGKIYFYGDLAIKIFHANKLTQERVEKLKLLSDKNITIPNVATVNGIVFNETNDIVGYSMKKFEGKTLEAVLLKSIDRNKAKEIAKNILTTINKLHKKNILMGDINPNNILVDDKNQICLIDVDSYQIDNYPCYVFKEEFLPPEFSGENMGTYMRDVSNEYFPISILLFKILMNGKHPYDQRQSEKTLSERIKTLNFKYSVDGKELENTPKGIWNTLWNELPEYMRLHFYKAFTQNEKRYTCEFWLKLLKNL
- a CDS encoding ThiF family adenylyltransferase, producing the protein MEKYEIRFKKNNLDKILKNLFLNKDKEQFCIVLAKKDVINQFVIFKEIEVFYPKESDVLSSSLTHISIKKEFIYRILLEFNQRVDIDTLIEIHTHPFLQLNDKVNFSSTDNEDEINFNDYLKSNYSNLNYASVVLSDNSYEARIYLENEIGKIKIKELDVNKEILNKKYLDIYERNIDYMGLNNLKKIFSTEKISIVGVGGLGSIVAEHLVNMGFNNLVLIDNDVVEYSNLNRLVGAKYKDAQEKKLKVEVVKKHLLEINPFLNIKSISSEVKSDEALNELVESSKVFLTTDNHSSRALVNDFCLKYFIPFISIGVNISVINNAISDISGEIIKIFPGDKFCLRCLQRIRQINVDYENIENEKIKEKILKRGYLKEHKEPAVKTLNTILASLGVDSYVNEFTNYNRESSILVYENNKIPIIYEDNISIKNKNKNCYVCNL
- a CDS encoding NYN domain-containing protein, yielding MERVGVVLDFFNFQNAVSKSGAELNYEKFLEYLGSLEEGRKLVDAYAYFNLNYTTENTERLLIEDIEKSGFLIKKKINYSKEEEEYNFYQTEMIIDILKFVSELKIDILVFGSKDSIFYPLLKTLRDKGVRVELISVENFENERLKGISQGVISINEFIEENTEEINNINNLENEEVL
- a CDS encoding E2/UBC family protein; amino-acid sequence: MAIINGKRVSIPTPKDVGGSRIKKAVNVNNNRRLIIEKEDNSFETIKDDGVYKLDDFTKISNIPDRTKGNFFQVRSNLSKAVIKNQVIDIGTKLFRNQNLKFDEENCDWLVVPNYRLPKNWHHLSKETPLLIVFPTDYPNNPPIGFYLKADLQISPNGHFYNLAYHSAAKEPLEYGWKWYCVYVENGAWQPHFVKYIEDWKKGDNLWTYFQLITEVLESTDH
- a CDS encoding reverse transcriptase domain-containing protein; its protein translation is MDLFSINNRSFGEYRSLTLKEISKLNNLYEAYLKVKKKNKGPGINNLTLRDISEEEIYFLSNLSKILENNNHIPKTVKLTRIKKKNGKNREIGILCLEDRIIQNAILNILSPIYEKEFSEDSFAYRKNISYLNAVEKVIVYLKDGYRYILDLDIENFFDNIDHEILKKILVEKIKDRELIVLLNRYLNQGIYDNGKIFKKKKGVIQGAPLSPFYSNIYLHKFDILLNRNNIVFVRYADDFLVLSKNDLNLRETIIYIEKILRKYKLNLNYEKCKVIDFLKTGKLEFLGQKIYKSR